The Acropora palmata chromosome 3, jaAcrPala1.3, whole genome shotgun sequence nucleotide sequence acaaaaattaaactcacacacttggagcagaaaattggcgatTAACGCGTCGACATCTCTTGCACCAATGTTTTCAATCTCTCTCAGCTCGTTccttgaaactaaattttttttgagcaatgaGATATCTCTCTGTTATGTGCTcgatgtgttcttgttttcttgatgcCATACCAACACGTCTGGGGGGCAGCAACCAACTGACACAAATCTAGGGCTTTCCTCCGCCTTCGCAGGAAAATAGTGAGCTTAATAAGCAACCACGCCGACGTCGGCAACAAAAaaaccacaaatttgcatacagtatttttgcacgctttgcacgtgcatttttcatcttttgacattttgaagacgttctcgttctttctacgacgtgaaatgacttgctttgcagttgtgtggacgacgtgagcatatatgatgacaaatgttcaattttgtctccTATGTCCAAGAGttagttccaatttaattccagaatagctacaacacatttttcaagcataatgactttgaataattgaataatgattgcagaaacgcgaagttacatttttcagatgacgttctcgcttctgtcgacgtcgtgtttgctttaagctccctaatttgAAGGAGGCGCCGATAAAAAAGCCGCCAAATCTGAAAAGCTATGTGAATGTAAACGATgcacgattctgattggctagcaaagGTCTTAACGCTATCTTTGATTGGTTATACgttcacatgtgaaaacagcCGTATGCCATTCTGATCGGCTGTATAGGCTTTTTTCACTTGTGAAAATAAAGCATAtagatttctacaaatgagctttatgGAATGAAATTCTCGTTTTACGTGTAATAAAATAGGTTCATATGTAGGAATACTTTCACTTCATATGTGGGCTATGTTAATTAGTGCATCATATGACCCTCGTCTCTTTTCGACTTTTTCGTAAAAATTTGGGCAACTTGCGGGAATTTTTGGGCAAATAGTTCAACGCCCCacctgacaaaaaaattgccctTACGCCTATGAAATTAGTCAACTTTGTGTTTCGTTTCCGGACGGATCGGAAATGACTCAACAAGACACGCCGACAAAAAAATGTGCTCCTATTGGCAAAGTTGCCCTGAGGAAGCTCTCAAGGTCATAAGATCCATTCtaattttaagccagagtagcgTCAAACTATGTCTAGCTATGTCTAGCTGGCTTAGATAATAGTCCTGCATTGCCGGATATTCAAAACAGCAGACTGTCTCAAGTATGTTCTATCTACCAAACTCAAATGAATGAATGCACCAATGGATGAATGATTtaaatgatggttgcttggcaactgGTGAAGGAAGCAATGGATCGTGGGTTGAACTCCtacctggaactctgaaataGTTTCAGTGATTTTCTCTCCCTCTCCCACACCAGGGAAAGGGAGGAAGAGAGTCCCTGGGATCCAGGTTTCTGTGACATTCCTTTCTACCATTCAACGCGATTCATGACTAGTAGCAATGGGCGAGAACTTGAAATCTGCgccaattttgaaatgtcaaGCCTGGTATGCtagtaataatcagagatAAGTAAAGTGGGTGTTTTGTTAATTGCTTTATACGTAACTGGGATTTGCGTGTTTTTTCGGCTGACCACCGACTacagacatggtcataacATTGACTTTTGAAATTCGCAACAAAGCACCTTGAGATGgtctaaattcatcttgtctgACATCGGATCGATACCAGTATGAGATCGAGGCCAAGTGTGTCAGTCAGTCGaagatggcggccaaagcctgaaatgacTTAGCATCCGCGATCAATACCTGTGGGACATCGTAAAACCCGCGGGACTGAAAACCGGCGTGAATAGAATACGTTCTGTCGAACGCAATTACTGCCCGCGCAATTTGGAGCCCAAAATTAGGCCGAAATCTGCCTCTTCTCTCAGCCAATTAAATTGCTGAAATGTCGCAAGTTGCAGCATAATAGGATTAACACTTCATGAggtctttgaaaataaaggttCCCAGTGTGGACTAGCAAGTTTTAAGCAATGTTTATTGTCAGCTTAGTAAGGCATTTGCGAGTGTGAGTGAAAAGGAGCTTAGACAAGGCATTTCAAGGGCCATTCGCTACTTTACCCGCCATAAAAGCTATGCAGTGCTCTCGGAAAGCTAAATTTGCTGAACTTATCAGTAAACCATTAGACCGTCCCTTAATAAGAACAAATTTAAGGATGACACCAAAAACCAATGAATTCAGTTTACAAGACAAATGCTAAGAAAGAGGGAATTATGCACAATTATCGAACAAGTTTGCTTTAAATTTCATAATCAATTTACGAACAGGAATTTGCAACAAAGCTTTTCATTgtctaaacaaaacaaatgaaatctcTTTAATCAATGGAATATTTGATAGTTTGGCGACGGTCCACTTAGCAAAAGCTGGCGTATCTCGGTTCAATTTTGCAATGTCAACATTGGACGCATTAATAACAGAACTCCCTGTCACAGATGCTGACGTAATAGGAGTACTTTTCCTTCACACTGTGCTAACGGACGTAACATAAgtaaacctgaaaaaaaaattcgccGAAATACCCAGATACCGACGCCAATAATGGTAACGAAGAAACATATACACTTGATGGATGCAGATGAAAATGTTTCCATGGCACTGAAGAAAGCGGGGGgatgaaaaatgcatgaaTAAAGAAATTGGTCAAATTGTAACATAATTGTTCTTACGTTTTACGATTGTTTTGTAAAAGCTGAAAGTGATTtactgaaaacaaagattATGCAAAAGAATTGGCTTCGAATTGGGGGCGACATCGAAGTAAAACTCGCTCATCTTGGCCCTTGCCACGCAATGGTTGTAAACATGCGCgcttaaaaacaaacagattTCATAAGAAATGGACTTAATAAACGACGCgcaaatgaaaaatgacaTTTGTTTAACTTCCGCGGTTTGCGATTTATTTGAAATGTCGGTTGCCTAATAGCCTGTTAACCAATGGTAAATTTACGCGCTtggttataaaaaaaaaagtttcttcATCCCGCATATATAATATGCAATTAAATGGTTTGATTTTAAGAACGCTAAGAGAAGTTGGTCCTTGTACATTAACGATGTCCTTAGTTACAAGAGACGAGTGAGCTAGTCCACACACCAAATACATTAAAAGGACTAATCAGcgttttcaaatcatttttctcGGGCACTGTGACAACATAATGTCATTTTAATTAAGCCCTTGAAAACTCGAAGTGAAATATCAAATgaatacaaataaataaataaagctggGTCATTTATGTTGGTTGAATTTTGCCTTATTGGCATAATAAAGGACGCCAATTGCCTTTGAAGTTGTTTAGAGCAATATGCAAATGCATAATTCATTATACaggaaagaaaactgaactATCAACGAAAGGCAGCGGATGTTTCTGAAAGTTTCCACTGAAAGCGTTCATTTTGTCTGAATAAGAACTGCTGTGTATCTGCAGGAAATAGTTATCCCaagaattgaaaaattgaaattgaaaagcaaTAGGGGGGTTAAACCTATATATTGAAAGCTTCTAACTTAAAACTTATATTGAACACAATGTATGCGGGTGATTTTTCATATCCGCATAAACTGCATAGTGGTAAGACAATTGCACAGCATCTCGCAGCGAGTGACTCGAGCAACATTTGTTGCAGAGAATGTGACAATgcctaaagaaaaatattacgAGCTGAAAAGTTTTACACATGATTTTAAAAGGATTAGAAGGGAAATGCAACGGTCTGCAGCATGAAACTGGCCGATCAAGAATACAAATTTAAAGTTGGAGTGAGGAAGCTAAGGCAGAGTCACCGGCATTGAACCGGAAAAGAAGGGAGTCACAAGTGAATACGATATTTATTTCAGTCGAGACTTCAAGCTCGGTGAATGATGAAATTTCGCAAAAGACGAGACCTAATTTCCAATCACCAATTAAACTATTTTTGATACAGTGCTATGACTGTGAATAAATTTTCAAGTCAGTCTAGTCCTAAACTACAAAGTCAAACGatttttctctcctttctTTCAATCTCATGAATTGTGCCATACTGTTTAAAAATCACGCGTTAAGCTTCAAAGCAACGTAGGGCCTTATTATGATAAAGTTATACAAGTTATAACGTTAAATGATAGAGAAGGCATCAAAGGGAAGGTTAATTTGAGACAAAAACGTTCGATTCTTCGATTCTCCGATTCTCTCTTAAGAGGGTACACCCTAAGGGACATTATTTCATCATTTGCATGAAAAACTcataaaagttgaaagaaagaaagcgaGAAGGACTTTTGTTCTTTCAGTGTTCACAAAAAGCATTAAGGCCAACAGACACAACAAGAGATTAAAAGTTTCTAAGCTTTAATCTTATCTCAAAACAACTAAATTACATATTCTTTAAAAACCGAATTTATGAAGTAATTTACTTCTCTGCGACAACTTAACCTCTAAAAGAGAATGTTGAATAATTCTTTTACAGCATCAAACGTCAACGAAATACCTTTCTGAACCTCGGTGGGTTTGTCTacttttaaaatcaaatttagaCATCATATCTAGATAAATTTCCATAGATACGCAACAGCGCGCTAAAGTAAAACCGGTGCTTTGTCCATCTCAAATAAGTTACACagataaagtaaaataaaatcggttgtaattatcatattttatcatatttCCCAGTGTTGAGGGACACTCgtgaaataataacaaaaatgacGATAACTACGTCTTGGCCTCTTTCCACAAGATATATTTACATCGATGAAAACTGTTATACGTGGAATTCAGGCTGTTTGAAAAGATCATACAAATCCATGTTTTGAGAGTTTGATTTGCTTTTATACATTTTGTATGCACACAGTAGAGGCCTAAGGTTGTCCTGCATTTATTCAATTAACGCAAGGAACTAATTTCTAGAGAATATTCTTTATCGCCATTATCAATAATATACATCCAGGCTTTTTACATATCTGAAATGCACCGAAGAAAGttacttattaattttttcaaatttcttgcCAAAGCGAACTTCCTTGTTTGAATTGGCTCATCTTTGATGTCACCGCGAGAAAATTGCGGGAGGGAAACCTTCCTTACGCTAAGAGATTTTCTTGAACAAATGCTAGTAAGCTACACCTTAAACATAATTTACCGTCGCAATATCTGAGATTCTGtgtgaaaatgaaatcaaaaagAAGCGGATAGTTTCCTTGCTGTCACATTGTTTGGTATTACTTTGCTTTTTCAACAGTTTCGCTATCCCTCCGCTGAGCGTTGACAGTTAAATCAGATTGTGGCGATTATCCGGCGTTCCATTCCCCCGATTTCGCAATGTTCAGCCGCAAATGATTTCGCCATGTAAACTACCCGCTCGCATCGCCTCGACCGTTCATATTGAACCAGGCTTTTGGTCTGCTTTTTCCTGTAGTTTGCACTTTCACTCGCGTTGCAGAAGCTGTTTGTTCGGTAACCGAGAATTCAACGTCGGCCGCGCTCCGTGGAGTTCGACCTCTGCACAGCATTCGACTAAAGGCCATTCGGAACTCTTGGTTGAAAACTGTATAAATCACCGGATTTAAAGAACTGTTTATGACCGGCaaaatgaacacaaaaatGATCCTTATAGAGAGAGAAAGATTTTTGTCGTCCAAAAACGGTTTGAAACAGTCCTGACACCAGAGACTCAATACAATCAGAATAAAACTCGGTAGCCAACACACCATGAATACCCCGATAACAACAGCGATAGTTTTAGTCGCTTTCAATTCGCGCAAAATGTGTCTCTTTCCTTTGGTTGGATCAAGTAGGGCTACCGCTTTTGCCTGAGTAAACGCTACGCGGAAAACGCAGGCATACGTGGCGATGACTATGAGAAGCGGTAGAAAAAGCGCAACAGCCATCGCAGTAGTGTAATACACCTTGTCATTCTTGCCGCACGCTCGctcatttgtttgattttttacgATGACGAAGATATGCCTGTCAGTCGCGTTAGGATCTCCTCTTGTCCAATCAACCAGGCTGAGGACTCCCCATAGCAAAGCGTAGACCCAAACAAAAGCGATGAGCGAAAAGCCAACACGCTTGGTCATCCTGTTTTGGTATTCGAAAGGTTTGGTGATGGCTAGAAAACGATCAATTGATATGACAACCAGATTGCAAATGGACGCACAGCTGAACACAGTGTCCATTGCTATCCAATACGCGCAGGTTGTTACATCATTGGGCGTCTTGTCGAAACACCAGTTATTGTTGTGAACGCTTTGATCAATACGGAGAGGCAGATGACCCAGTGCAACGAGAAGATCAGAAACCGCCAGAGAGATGATGAAGAAATTAGTCATTCGTCGCAAGCGATGAAAATGATAAACCGCGGTTATAACTAACACATTTCCAAACAATGTGGCTAACATGATTAGCACCAAAAAAACGCTGTAAACAATAAACTCGGGCTTCGTTGCTTGTTGGCAAACTCCGTCTATATCTGTTGGGGGCATTGCGGTAGAGTTGCTGACCGCCATGGTGTCGACCTTTCACGAAATACCCGTAGTGTAATCTCGAGTGTGGCGCTTGTCTGGTCACAGAGATTAACTGACAGCTCTTCGGCTCAATCGCGACCCTTATATGCGATCTTGGCCTGTAATTATCACTCAAATAAGCTGGCAATTAAAAAGACGCAAATGGATAATtgaatattattgatttgGGTCAAACGAACAGCAAGATTCCCGTAGGGCAAGGACGTGCGGATAGATTGAACAAATTCTATTAAGCACAGATGCCTGTTCAACCATAGCAACAGCACGCCTACAGCAAATTCCTGACCCCAATGATTACATTATGATGTTTGTCATTCAGCTTGCCCCGCAACACGAGACAAGGAAAGCCAAGGGTCGCGAGATTGTGAAACCATGATTTACAAAACCATTGAAACTGTTTATGTCAGGAGAAGTTCGATATTCTTAAGTGGAATTTTTAAACAAGAcaagaaaatttttcttctgtaTTCCTTCTTAAGGAGTCACTATCCTGTCGGATTAACTACatgtcaaaaataatatttaaggGTATTATTTCCTTTCCTCTTATTGACGTACGTAAATCACGATCTCGAGGAAAGCATATGACACAATTTCTTCATCTATTACCTTCTGGAATAACACTTGATATTTGCACAGAACCTTTCTATTTCGCTGGACAGAAATTGTCAAAACAAAACGCCACTGAAAGGGAATGTATAAAGGTCTTCTTGACAGGTTATCGGCATCAAAAATATTCTCACTGATCTCTTACATCAGCTGTTAAAACTGAAAGGATGAAAGCTGAAATTTCAAATGGTGCAGTGAACACGATGGGAAGTAAAGATCTCCGGTCTCTTGGACAAACATCACGCAGCAGAAACAACTCGACAAGTCAGCTGGAAGACATATCTCACGGGGACTCAACTTATCTGTGAGTTGCATTTTCACAGTTGTCATGATTTTCTGTCCATTTTTGGGCATGAAAACAACAGATGACATGGGTAGATTCCCTAAATATATAAGAAAACAGCGCCCTAAAAGCAACCACACTTACTTGGTATTGGAAAGAATGTTTAGTTTAGCTACAACACTTtctatattattttttcaagagATTAAACAAGATACAAGAGAATAGATTAATTGACACGCCTCAGCAAAATCAGGAAAATTGAGACAAGTAGGATATGATCCATTTTCCGCCTTTCAAACTAACCAAGGGGCGTAATCCTGTTCCGGGAACATACAGAGATTTTGCGGTCCACAGCTAAGTGGTAAAGCTACTGGCAGTTCATAGGGAACGTGCAACGAATAACTAATCACACCAATTCCTTTAACTAATTCCGGAGAGTGACAGGCAGGCGTGAAAATGCCATCGGTCGAGTAATTATCAAAATCAATCGTTGATCCATGCAGTTATCCGAGGTCTGTGAAAAAGCAAAGTTTGCTGACACAACcaagaaaatataaattgcCGGTTAACAAAAGCAGTTAAAAAGCAAAGGAGAAGCAATTTTTCTAGGGAACTTCTCACTAACTAGCACGTTGAAAACAATTCGAAATACTTTGTTCTTCGTCCGTATGAATTTCTCAGGCTTACAATATTTCCTTATTTTGTTGCCAATTTTCTTGTCTGACTGGCGCAGGGATGTCAGATGTGACGCAACTGtcaaaaaaactgaaatgataAAACACAGGCGGAGCTTTCGAGAAGCACTGAACATTTAGGCCACAGGAAAATTGTGATTAAATTTTAGTGATTTCTCCCTTCATAACCTTTTCGTAAAATATTCTCCTAGCTTGACTGTGGTCCTTTCGTTAAGTGATGGCTGTGTACGTATGTCCAATATTGTTGAATCTGAAAATTGAGTCAATGCTTCGCCGAAAATTAAGCACAAACGAAAAACCcatgaaagaaaaggaacacaaaaaacaacatcaacaataaGACGTTGAGGAAGGGGTACCTACGCTTActtaaaaattgaagaaagaaatgacTGTCCATTTAAACTAACAGCAAACTGGAAAGCACTCCGCGCggaaaatttgatgaaaatcTTGTTTACTTTATGTAAAATTGGGAAGGATGTGTTTCTTGCATCGCGTTTGGCAAACGCTAATCTCAAAAGCTACCGCTGACTTGCGTTACATCTCATCCATAAGAACAAGGTGCTCTTTATAACAAAGTgcttaagatgatttccgcacaacattcgagcaataatggcaaaaattaagttaccaaaaaaccctcttagcatggtaatattttgaataaaggtaagaagatcctatcgagatttaagctctcaagctgaccccgcgagagaaaattgaacttgaagttatcgatatttcagttaaaaaggacatttcgcgttagttgtaaacacaataacactcgcttttagcattcttacgaagtttgacattagatttctcgagaatgcttggggatttcatcgcggggtcacttagagaactgaattacaatgagatgttttaaatagcattcaagaagttagcgtgctgtgagtagatttttagtaaataattttgcaagtattgctcgaactttgaacggaatccgtcttaattggTAATATTCTTTGCCCAGAATGAGTCTTCATTCATTTACGTACAGTTGAGGACGTTTGGGGGCGTTTACAGTTTACGACATATTCTGGTTTTGATTTTATGCGGAATGAGACAAAAAGGATCACGATGAAAGTCGGCGCAACGGCGAATATGGCTTATTGCTTCTGAGAATtgaaacgaagaaaaaaactgccaACAAAAACACTCCGCTTCAGCCTTCCAATCTTACGAGGGCTAATTCCACTCTCTCAAGTTAACACCTCTGTTTAATCTCTTGttaaaagaattgttgaaaaattcagttattagaatgaaaaaaaaaaaaacctagaTAGCGGAAAATTGAAACAATTGACGGATCTGGTaaaaaggtttcttttatcAGCGTCATAAAATGGCATCCggttactttttttatttttttaaaaaaaaggagagaaggCGGATAGAAAAcaggagaagaaaaaaacgcaaaaaagaaacaaaaaaaaaaaccaacacgTAACGTAACAAAATGTTGCAACCAAGGAAGGGGTTTCATACAATCGCTCAGGCATTTGGGCGATC carries:
- the LOC141876486 gene encoding D(1) dopamine receptor-like, producing MAVSNSTAMPPTDIDGVCQQATKPEFIVYSVFLVLIMLATLFGNVLVITAVYHFHRLRRMTNFFIISLAVSDLLVALGHLPLRIDQSVHNNNWCFDKTPNDVTTCAYWIAMDTVFSCASICNLVVISIDRFLAITKPFEYQNRMTKRVGFSLIAFVWVYALLWGVLSLVDWTRGDPNATDRHIFVIVKNQTNERACGKNDKVYYTTAMAVALFLPLLIVIATYACVFRVAFTQAKAVALLDPTKGKRHILRELKATKTIAVVIGVFMVCWLPSFILIVLSLWCQDCFKPFLDDKNLSLSIRIIFVFILPVINSSLNPVIYTVFNQEFRMAFSRMLCRGRTPRSAADVEFSVTEQTASATRVKVQTTGKSRPKAWFNMNGRGDASG